The following coding sequences lie in one Fimbriimonadaceae bacterium genomic window:
- a CDS encoding tetratricopeptide repeat protein produces the protein MKLRNVWILLTVAASFAMAALGTAQGMSEKEFHDSVAKAVALFTESNDVPGATASFEALYKERPEDVDVLAWLGFLYVKAEKYQESVPLLEKANSKRANDPAILNNLGNGYLGIGNLQKSYESFAKVASLDPKMFDAWYNLAVIHMRRKEYPKSIEAGLKAADLRPSDPFTQVNLGACYEAQKQYAQAASRYARASDLRRESRPFARNAGFAYANAGSTKEAIVYLERAYASDSDDTELIVALGNAYLKAGRKADAGRLYEQAVKRMPDNSRLWYNVACVRRDSGDTAGAVEAFKRSLDIDPMDLQAMHSIGLLQYEMGDYEAAKTSFSKLNGLKPGNREAKLNLAAACAKTKDYETAIEIWKEVVRAEPNNVPVRTWLAQSLWVTGEEDNALYHYREVLKQDPKNSAAHMGIGVDLLQRDKLAEAEKELRLAVQLDRSSAVAWNNLSSVLARLNRVPEAIKAAEQAVKLDPNFKEAQEQLQRLRGL, from the coding sequence ATGAAACTGAGGAATGTTTGGATATTGTTGACCGTGGCGGCATCGTTCGCCATGGCGGCCTTGGGCACGGCTCAAGGAATGTCGGAGAAGGAGTTTCACGACTCAGTCGCGAAAGCGGTAGCCCTCTTTACAGAGAGTAACGACGTGCCCGGAGCCACGGCATCGTTCGAGGCGCTCTATAAGGAGAGACCGGAAGACGTTGACGTTCTGGCATGGCTCGGTTTTCTGTACGTGAAGGCTGAGAAGTACCAAGAGTCGGTGCCTCTGCTTGAAAAGGCAAACAGCAAGCGAGCGAACGATCCGGCAATTCTGAACAACCTCGGAAACGGTTACTTGGGCATCGGCAATCTGCAGAAGTCTTACGAGAGCTTCGCAAAGGTCGCAAGCCTGGACCCGAAAATGTTCGACGCTTGGTACAACCTTGCCGTCATCCACATGCGCCGAAAGGAGTATCCGAAGTCTATTGAAGCTGGCCTGAAGGCCGCCGATCTTCGACCGAGCGATCCGTTCACTCAAGTCAATCTTGGTGCCTGCTACGAAGCCCAAAAGCAATACGCCCAAGCTGCCAGTCGGTACGCACGAGCATCCGACCTTCGCCGCGAAAGCCGCCCCTTCGCCCGCAACGCAGGCTTTGCTTACGCCAACGCGGGAAGCACAAAGGAAGCGATTGTCTATTTGGAGCGGGCTTACGCGAGCGATTCGGATGACACCGAACTGATCGTGGCTCTGGGGAACGCCTATCTCAAAGCGGGCAGAAAGGCCGACGCAGGGCGACTCTATGAGCAGGCTGTCAAGCGCATGCCCGACAACAGCCGGCTTTGGTACAACGTTGCTTGTGTCCGTCGAGATTCTGGCGACACCGCAGGCGCTGTAGAAGCCTTCAAGAGATCGCTCGACATCGATCCGATGGACCTTCAAGCAATGCACAGCATCGGCTTGTTGCAGTACGAAATGGGCGATTATGAGGCCGCCAAGACATCCTTCTCGAAACTCAACGGTCTCAAACCCGGGAACCGAGAAGCAAAGCTAAACCTTGCTGCCGCCTGTGCCAAGACCAAGGATTACGAAACCGCCATCGAGATTTGGAAAGAGGTGGTTCGCGCGGAGCCAAACAACGTTCCTGTGCGCACTTGGCTTGCTCAATCACTGTGGGTGACCGGTGAAGAAGACAACGCTCTGTATCACTACCGCGAAGTCTTAAAGCAGGACCCCAAGAACAGCGCGGCCCACATGGGTATCGGAGTCGACCTGCTGCAGAGAGACAAGCTTGCAGAAGCTGAGAAGGAGCTACGACTGGCGGTACAGCTCGACCGCAGCAGCGCAGTAGCTTGGAATAACTTAAGCAGTGTCCTCGCCAGGCTCAACCGCGTACCCGAAGCGATCAAGGCGGCGGAGCAGGCCGTCAAGCTTGATCCGAATTTCAAGGAAGCACAAGAGCAATTACAGCGGCTCAGAGGCCTATAA
- a CDS encoding NAD(+)/NADH kinase: protein MHINFVVNTHRPDAIEAAQKAKTYCLSHGISVGAEPDVADLIEVPEYKGAEISHASFVVCFGGDGTLMRAAHLCSERGTPILGVYFGRFGFVTQCKGDEVGAAISAMADGSLSCEERLMLKADLLRNGDVVTTIHALNEVVLQRSVTARMMIFGVMIDGIDVTSYPADGVIVCTPTGSTGYNLSAGGPIMDPNLQAIALTALSPHTLSARPLLLRADSVVMLMLHAEGDAVLSADGQSRLHLLSGDEVRITRSERVTRLVTVEAQDFLVKLSERLFWGHSIAKEKQR, encoded by the coding sequence GTGCATATCAATTTCGTCGTCAACACACATCGGCCCGATGCGATTGAGGCTGCCCAAAAGGCGAAGACTTATTGTTTGTCTCATGGCATTAGCGTCGGCGCAGAACCCGACGTCGCCGACCTGATCGAAGTCCCTGAATATAAAGGGGCGGAGATTTCTCACGCCAGCTTTGTGGTTTGCTTCGGTGGGGATGGCACATTGATGCGCGCCGCACATTTGTGTTCAGAGCGCGGCACTCCGATCCTCGGCGTGTATTTCGGACGTTTTGGGTTCGTCACCCAGTGCAAGGGTGACGAGGTTGGAGCCGCCATTAGCGCAATGGCAGATGGCTCGCTGTCATGTGAAGAGCGGTTGATGCTCAAGGCCGACCTGCTCAGAAATGGCGATGTCGTGACGACCATTCATGCACTGAACGAAGTCGTGCTCCAACGGTCGGTAACGGCTCGAATGATGATCTTCGGCGTCATGATCGACGGCATTGATGTCACCAGCTATCCAGCCGACGGCGTCATCGTCTGCACGCCAACCGGTTCGACGGGCTATAACCTCTCCGCTGGTGGCCCGATCATGGACCCCAATCTCCAAGCCATCGCCCTCACTGCGCTCTCGCCCCACACGTTAAGCGCACGCCCACTTTTGCTCAGAGCAGACTCCGTCGTCATGCTCATGCTGCATGCCGAAGGGGACGCCGTACTGTCTGCCGATGGCCAGAGCCGTTTACATTTGCTCAGCGGCGACGAGGTGCGCATCACGCGCTCTGAGCGCGTGACGAGACTTGTCACGGTCGAAGCTCAAGACTTTTTGGTAAAACTCAGCGAGCGATTGTTCTGGGGACACAGCATCGCTAAAGAGAAGCAGCGATGA
- a CDS encoding ABC transporter ATP-binding protein produces the protein MNEDAAEMFEGPVVEIKGVTVEFDSPGGIIRAMDDVSLTVEQGETVAVVGESGCGKTTLARAVLGLQKTVGGEIVVKGEAVTGVTKGIAERIGMVWQDPYASLDPRWEVGKSANEPAALTKRKIDLDPLFREVGLDPSMRSRYPHQLSGGQRQRVAIARAIALRPPLLICDEPTAALDLSIRAQILNLLRQIQGQVRCSILYISHDLMTVRFLADRIAVMYLGRIVEEGPTEEVFTNPRHPYTKALLDSAPTLEKLRQLPEALPGELPDPRERFAGCRFAARCVHAQESCLVDDPGVTEEGQRKFRCHFPIAN, from the coding sequence ATGAACGAAGACGCAGCCGAGATGTTTGAAGGTCCTGTCGTAGAGATTAAGGGCGTGACCGTTGAGTTTGATTCACCGGGGGGGATCATCCGGGCGATGGATGATGTGAGCTTGACGGTCGAGCAGGGCGAAACAGTTGCCGTCGTTGGCGAGTCGGGCTGCGGAAAGACAACGCTTGCCCGCGCCGTTCTTGGGTTGCAAAAAACAGTCGGCGGCGAGATCGTCGTCAAAGGGGAAGCCGTCACCGGAGTTACCAAAGGGATTGCCGAGCGAATAGGGATGGTCTGGCAAGACCCTTATGCCAGCCTTGATCCTCGATGGGAAGTTGGCAAGAGCGCAAACGAACCCGCCGCATTGACCAAGCGGAAAATCGACCTTGACCCCCTTTTCCGAGAGGTTGGACTCGATCCGTCAATGCGGTCGCGCTATCCGCATCAGCTTAGTGGAGGCCAGCGCCAGCGCGTTGCCATCGCTCGTGCAATCGCATTGCGCCCACCGCTGCTTATCTGCGATGAGCCTACGGCCGCGCTTGATCTCAGCATCCGTGCCCAAATCCTGAACTTGCTCAGGCAGATTCAAGGTCAGGTGAGGTGCTCGATTCTGTACATCTCGCACGACCTGATGACCGTTCGCTTCTTGGCAGATCGAATCGCGGTCATGTATCTCGGTCGCATCGTCGAAGAGGGGCCCACTGAAGAGGTGTTCACAAATCCAAGACATCCCTACACTAAGGCTTTGCTCGATTCTGCTCCAACGCTTGAGAAACTGCGGCAGCTCCCCGAAGCTTTGCCGGGCGAACTTCCCGACCCTCGGGAGAGGTTTGCGGGTTGTCGGTTCGCAGCCCGCTGCGTTCACGCTCAGGAGTCGTGCCTGGTCGATGATCCTGGGGTAACTGAGGAAGGCCAGCGCAAGTTTCGATGCCACTTTCCCATCGCGAACTAA
- the phoU gene encoding phosphate signaling complex protein PhoU, producing MLGFVSAEMDIPHHLRQAFDDSLRELEHDLLEMGSFAEAMVAQAVESLVRLDHELAIEVIERDDAIDEKDVDIESRCLRLLALQQPMGTDLRVIGTAMKVIADIERIGDLAVDIAKCGLKIEKELGSTEFIDIRKMSNVARLMLVDSLQAFVKHDLELVQEICSRDDEVDELYRQLREQIHNHMRTHPDEVVSASWMLLAIHHVERIADHATNIAERVHFMVTGKLEQIAKSHQTDQAQ from the coding sequence ATGTTAGGGTTCGTGAGTGCGGAAATGGATATTCCACATCACTTGCGGCAGGCGTTCGACGACTCTCTACGAGAGCTTGAACATGACCTGCTAGAGATGGGCAGCTTCGCAGAAGCAATGGTAGCCCAGGCCGTCGAATCTCTCGTTCGACTCGATCATGAACTCGCCATCGAGGTCATCGAGCGTGACGATGCGATCGACGAAAAAGATGTCGACATCGAGAGTCGATGTCTGCGTCTGCTTGCCCTCCAACAACCGATGGGGACCGATCTGCGCGTTATCGGCACGGCGATGAAGGTGATCGCGGATATCGAGCGCATCGGTGATCTTGCCGTCGATATTGCCAAATGTGGGCTCAAGATCGAAAAGGAACTCGGTTCGACGGAGTTCATCGACATTCGAAAGATGTCGAACGTGGCACGCTTAATGCTCGTCGATTCGCTACAGGCTTTTGTAAAGCATGACCTCGAACTTGTGCAGGAGATTTGCTCCCGAGACGATGAGGTGGACGAACTCTACCGCCAACTTCGTGAGCAGATTCACAACCACATGCGCACCCATCCCGACGAGGTGGTCAGCGCCAGCTGGATGCTTCTCGCCATCCATCATGTGGAAAGAATTGCCGACCACGCAACGAACATCGCCGAGCGTGTTCACTTCATGGTTACGGGTAAGCTAGAGCAGATCGCGAAATCCCACCAAACCGACCAGGCACAATAA
- a CDS encoding FKBP-type peptidyl-prolyl cis-trans isomerase — MQGDIVGALGVGLSLLGSPQAAPIALPSADLLNPKVTITEVRPGSGRSIQPGDLVTIHFQVETAEGRELANTHKRGLPYSIEFRVGDSFWATMLSGMRAGGERRLMLPSDVYFGENGVPGVVPSGTTLMAKIQVISAAPATRPESQTVVIKKG, encoded by the coding sequence ATGCAAGGCGATATTGTGGGTGCGCTGGGAGTCGGTTTGAGCCTGTTGGGGTCTCCTCAAGCAGCGCCCATTGCGTTGCCTTCCGCCGATCTCCTCAATCCAAAGGTGACGATAACCGAAGTACGTCCCGGTTCTGGGCGTTCCATTCAGCCTGGCGATCTCGTCACGATCCATTTTCAAGTGGAAACCGCCGAGGGTCGCGAACTAGCAAATACCCACAAACGCGGGCTCCCATATTCGATTGAGTTTCGCGTTGGCGACTCCTTCTGGGCCACGATGCTATCGGGAATGCGCGCAGGCGGAGAGCGAAGGCTCATGCTCCCTTCCGACGTTTACTTTGGTGAGAATGGCGTGCCCGGAGTAGTTCCTTCAGGCACAACTCTGATGGCCAAGATTCAGGTGATCTCGGCGGCTCCAGCGACCCGGCCTGAATCCCAGACCGTCGTCATCAAGAAGGGATGA
- a CDS encoding ABC transporter permease yields the protein MLNELKELWKYRELLFSMVERELKIRYKNSVIGFFWSLLNPLITIFVLWFVSRNFMGFKTDNLSAYLLAGYLPFLFFQMSVLDSSQSVIVSLQLIKKIYFPREILPLAAVIGNFIHFLLALVVFFGFLLAVWIFNPGQVPFQLTTLYLPILLVVNFALATGVAFIVSALNTFYEDVKYIVSVLMYLMFFLCPVMYFSETVWEASQNSTNPGLMYNIYHLNPVAALSTAYRKVLVAPQDVVTGRGEAEKIIPALPLDWGQIGVAAAISFGLLVYGYWLFNRMKWRFVERP from the coding sequence ATGCTGAATGAGCTGAAAGAGCTTTGGAAATACCGCGAGCTCTTGTTCAGCATGGTCGAGCGCGAGCTCAAAATCCGCTACAAGAACAGCGTGATCGGATTCTTCTGGTCGCTCCTGAACCCCCTCATCACGATCTTCGTGCTCTGGTTCGTCTCGCGAAACTTCATGGGGTTCAAGACCGACAACCTCAGCGCGTATCTCCTCGCCGGGTATCTGCCGTTCTTGTTCTTCCAGATGTCGGTGCTGGATTCGTCCCAATCAGTGATCGTTTCGCTGCAGCTCATCAAGAAGATCTACTTCCCGAGGGAGATCCTGCCGCTGGCGGCGGTGATCGGCAACTTCATCCACTTTCTGCTCGCGCTGGTCGTATTCTTCGGGTTCCTGCTGGCGGTGTGGATTTTCAACCCCGGACAGGTGCCGTTCCAGCTCACCACGCTCTATCTGCCGATCCTGCTGGTGGTCAACTTCGCCCTGGCGACGGGCGTGGCGTTTATCGTCAGCGCGCTCAACACGTTCTACGAGGACGTGAAGTACATCGTGAGCGTGCTGATGTACCTGATGTTCTTCCTGTGCCCGGTCATGTATTTCAGCGAGACGGTTTGGGAGGCCTCGCAGAACAGCACCAACCCTGGGCTGATGTACAACATCTACCATCTGAACCCGGTAGCCGCGCTTTCGACGGCTTATCGCAAGGTCCTCGTTGCGCCGCAGGACGTGGTGACGGGGCGTGGCGAAGCCGAGAAGATCATTCCGGCGCTGCCGCTGGATTGGGGGCAGATCGGCGTAGCCGCTGCAATATCGTTCGGACTGCTCGTTTATGGGTACTGGCTGTTTAACCGCATGAAGTGGAGGTTCGTGGAGCGCCCATGA
- a CDS encoding ABC transporter ATP-binding protein, giving the protein MSQPTIHIQDLKKEFLLSHSGIGSIKTMLLWWKKRELEHLQVLKGIDIDVHPGEAVAVVGRNGAGKSTLLSLLARVYKPTSGSIEVKGRIAPLLELGAGFHPDLSGIENVFFNGIILGLTRKQIKERLNEIIEFSELRSHIDSPVRTYSSGMLARLGFSVAVHVDADILLVDEVLAVGDLDFERKCYRTIDEFRNNGGSILFVSHNMDSVRRVADRVIWLKDGQIEAQGKADEIIPRYEAAFGLNGDPADPA; this is encoded by the coding sequence ATGAGCCAGCCGACAATCCATATCCAAGACCTCAAGAAAGAGTTCTTGCTGAGCCACTCCGGAATCGGAAGCATCAAAACGATGCTGCTGTGGTGGAAGAAGCGGGAGCTGGAGCATCTGCAGGTGCTGAAGGGGATCGATATCGACGTGCATCCGGGCGAAGCCGTCGCAGTGGTGGGCCGCAACGGAGCGGGGAAGAGCACGCTTCTTTCCCTGCTGGCGAGGGTTTACAAGCCGACGTCGGGCTCCATCGAAGTGAAAGGCCGCATTGCGCCGTTGCTGGAGCTTGGCGCGGGGTTCCACCCAGACCTCAGCGGCATCGAGAACGTCTTCTTCAACGGCATCATCCTGGGCCTGACGCGCAAGCAGATCAAAGAGCGGCTTAACGAGATCATCGAGTTTTCTGAACTGCGCTCCCATATCGATTCGCCGGTGCGCACCTACTCTAGTGGGATGCTCGCAAGGCTTGGATTTTCGGTCGCCGTCCACGTCGATGCCGACATCCTACTGGTGGATGAGGTGCTGGCAGTGGGCGACCTGGACTTCGAGCGAAAGTGCTACCGCACGATCGATGAATTCCGAAACAATGGTGGTTCGATCCTTTTCGTGTCGCACAACATGGATTCGGTGCGCCGCGTTGCCGACCGGGTGATCTGGCTCAAGGATGGGCAGATCGAAGCTCAGGGCAAAGCCGACGAGATCATCCCTCGGTATGAGGCGGCGTTCGGCTTGAACGGGGATCCGGCGGACCCAGCTTAG
- a CDS encoding glycosyltransferase yields MATPLPSAHPAPIPIAKHIPAEELDPLPVSVVIVSYNTRDKLRQCLYHLQEDQQSTGVGYEIIVVDNNSNDGSAGVVSEDFPEVRLIRNATNVGFGTANNIGIRAATRDLVLLLNSDAYVDSGAIQRLVEVFDPLHTQEKAGGLSSSMTKQHSAHSQAEVTEDSDPPRDAIPTVEVFDPLHTQEKAGGSSSSMTGQHSAHSQAEVTVDSDPPPNDPSPGANPVVAAGARLLNPDRTLQESSCNELTLWAVFCEQSYLEKLFPNSRLFSPYWNSRKHNGTAEVEQVMGACMMMRKGFEFFDERFFLYCEDTELCKRLRKQGKILYVPSAQVTHDLGSSSDASRWRAVAFYNRGKELYFEIHHGKTAAFMCWWLNRWGAFLRGLVWTLIAVLSLNKNPEWIERAKLFWKVLAAPKLGPPDPRSSRTPPHTEG; encoded by the coding sequence ATGGCGACACCCTTACCGTCTGCGCATCCCGCGCCCATACCCATCGCAAAGCACATCCCGGCGGAGGAGCTTGACCCGTTGCCAGTGTCGGTGGTAATCGTCAGCTACAACACCCGTGACAAGCTTCGGCAATGCCTTTATCACCTGCAAGAAGATCAGCAGAGCACAGGGGTTGGATACGAAATCATCGTCGTCGATAACAACTCTAACGACGGGTCGGCTGGTGTCGTCAGCGAGGATTTCCCTGAAGTACGGCTTATTCGGAATGCTACGAATGTAGGGTTCGGCACGGCGAACAACATAGGGATTCGGGCGGCCACTCGCGATCTCGTTCTCCTTTTGAACAGTGATGCTTATGTTGACAGCGGCGCAATACAAAGGCTTGTGGAAGTCTTTGATCCGCTTCATACACAAGAAAAGGCTGGAGGGTTATCGTCCTCGATGACCAAGCAACACTCTGCGCATTCTCAAGCTGAGGTCACTGAGGACAGTGACCCTCCACGGGACGCAATTCCAACAGTGGAAGTCTTTGATCCGCTCCATACACAAGAAAAGGCTGGAGGGTCATCGTCCTCGATGACCGGGCAACACTCTGCGCATTCTCAAGCTGAGGTCACTGTGGACAGTGACCCTCCACCCAATGACCCTTCACCGGGCGCAAATCCAGTCGTCGCCGCTGGAGCCAGACTCCTTAATCCTGACCGCACCCTCCAAGAATCCAGCTGCAACGAACTGACGCTGTGGGCGGTTTTCTGCGAGCAGTCCTACCTGGAAAAGCTCTTCCCCAACTCCCGACTCTTTTCGCCCTACTGGAACTCACGCAAGCACAACGGGACTGCGGAGGTCGAGCAGGTGATGGGTGCCTGCATGATGATGCGCAAGGGATTCGAGTTCTTCGACGAGCGGTTCTTCCTCTACTGCGAAGACACCGAACTCTGCAAGCGCTTGCGCAAGCAAGGGAAGATTCTTTACGTGCCGTCGGCTCAAGTAACCCACGATCTAGGCTCCAGCAGCGATGCCTCCCGCTGGCGGGCGGTCGCCTTCTACAACCGGGGCAAGGAGCTGTATTTTGAGATTCATCACGGGAAGACCGCTGCATTCATGTGCTGGTGGCTGAACCGCTGGGGCGCGTTCCTGCGCGGACTGGTCTGGACGCTGATTGCCGTTCTCAGCCTCAACAAAAACCCGGAGTGGATCGAAAGAGCCAAGCTGTTTTGGAAGGTCTTAGCCGCACCTAAGCTGGGTCCGCCGGATCCCCGTTCAAGCCGAACGCCGCCTCATACCGAGGGATGA
- the greA gene encoding transcription elongation factor GreA, producing MAHEVLLTPAGYDKIKKELDELKTVVRPNIADAIREAKSHGDLRENAAYHEAKLNQQRNDGRIADLEKVLQIAKIVERPEGAGDMAHLGSQVTLLDLEFGDELTITLVGNFEADPANDMISIASPLGEAILGKSEGDEVSYTAPAGEVRYRIKSVSHDPA from the coding sequence ATGGCACACGAAGTGTTGCTGACCCCAGCCGGTTACGACAAGATCAAAAAGGAGCTCGATGAGCTTAAGACAGTCGTACGTCCGAACATCGCCGACGCGATCCGCGAAGCGAAGTCGCACGGAGACCTGCGCGAAAATGCCGCGTACCACGAGGCCAAGCTGAACCAGCAGCGCAACGACGGACGCATTGCCGATCTGGAAAAAGTACTTCAAATTGCCAAGATTGTCGAGCGTCCCGAGGGTGCGGGCGATATGGCTCATCTGGGATCACAAGTCACGCTGCTCGATTTGGAGTTTGGCGATGAGCTTACGATCACGCTTGTGGGCAATTTCGAGGCTGACCCTGCCAACGATATGATCTCAATTGCAAGCCCGCTTGGCGAAGCGATTCTCGGGAAGTCCGAAGGCGACGAAGTGTCGTACACCGCGCCTGCCGGTGAAGTTCGCTACAGGATCAAAAGTGTCTCGCACGACCCGGCTTAA
- a CDS encoding O-antigen ligase family protein — protein sequence MSKPIAGQVMLGIAILLAAVIGGNFPTDATQLSPDSLWQNLLAGNPALFCSGLVALLACGALVYALSTRRVIQVPFQQTLFVCVFFVAAILISMMFSSYRWPAMYTSLQWMTYVIAMGAAAALAGRQQGAIGILGALTVGCTIVSLQGVLEYAGMRAIDPNWRIFASWMNPNALAGMLLLGFFSALGLLSALKRVQSLLAGIAATFIGVAILLTQSKGGLLAMGVGIVGFAALTLGWTWTHPPRLKRFAPIAVVLVVVVAFTSLLQMTASRPADSQGGSMLGRVSAAGAQSGQSSGFRKQLWKGSIELMKQNPLGTGGGSYQFVSTKPGLTTATPVAHQSFLQIGVEFGVLALAAFLALGALWFRDMFRGARKLPPEQNILRAGVVAAVLASGVHSLIDSDLSYYGSGLAFFVLLGVGLQLCADGVTPEAIPKGPRIMGILTATVVPLALLWFGYQEALQAGVRGAIAEQKYEAALKGVEGLEQSASADGETWYLKGFVSRNVKDRVEAFQAAADLSPWPKYYRALARAQAEAGTPAGAVSSLEQALRVDPNNMLALKQLIDVHLMMGNPREAKIAAQRLVDVEKSTYYTVRAIPEDIPTETFEARLYLAKTESDPRKQIEYLSPAMEGFRRYIGNTLPNILQGRFPGETKDSARAALFKAQEIADILVQASQEVRDDVTLKDAGTFQEEVLKGLATTE from the coding sequence ATGAGCAAGCCAATTGCAGGACAGGTCATGCTTGGAATCGCAATTCTGCTTGCGGCGGTGATCGGCGGCAACTTCCCCACCGATGCAACCCAACTCTCGCCCGACTCACTCTGGCAGAATCTGCTTGCAGGCAACCCGGCGTTGTTCTGTTCCGGGCTTGTGGCGTTGCTCGCTTGCGGGGCATTGGTTTATGCCCTTTCGACAAGGCGTGTTATTCAGGTCCCGTTTCAGCAAACTCTGTTTGTTTGTGTGTTTTTTGTCGCGGCCATTCTCATTTCGATGATGTTTTCGAGCTACCGCTGGCCTGCGATGTACACGAGCCTGCAGTGGATGACCTACGTGATCGCGATGGGGGCAGCAGCAGCCTTAGCAGGAAGACAACAGGGCGCCATCGGAATCCTCGGGGCTCTGACCGTGGGCTGTACGATCGTGTCGCTTCAGGGTGTCCTTGAGTATGCGGGTATGCGCGCGATAGACCCCAACTGGCGAATCTTTGCAAGCTGGATGAATCCCAACGCGCTTGCCGGAATGCTCCTGCTGGGCTTCTTCTCCGCCCTTGGACTCTTATCGGCCTTAAAGCGCGTCCAATCGCTCCTTGCGGGCATTGCAGCTACGTTCATCGGCGTCGCGATCCTGCTCACGCAATCGAAGGGTGGACTGCTTGCGATGGGGGTCGGAATCGTTGGATTTGCAGCGCTAACTCTCGGCTGGACTTGGACCCACCCACCGCGACTGAAGCGGTTTGCTCCGATTGCCGTCGTGCTTGTGGTGGTCGTGGCGTTTACGAGCCTTTTGCAGATGACTGCCTCCCGACCTGCCGACAGTCAGGGTGGATCGATGCTGGGCAGGGTGAGTGCGGCGGGCGCGCAATCGGGGCAATCCTCTGGATTTCGCAAGCAGTTATGGAAGGGCTCCATTGAGCTGATGAAGCAGAATCCGCTTGGCACGGGGGGTGGCTCTTATCAGTTTGTCTCGACCAAGCCCGGCCTCACGACGGCGACGCCTGTGGCCCACCAATCGTTTCTTCAGATCGGAGTCGAATTTGGGGTGCTTGCGCTTGCGGCGTTCTTGGCGCTTGGGGCGCTTTGGTTTAGGGATATGTTTCGAGGAGCGCGCAAGCTCCCGCCCGAGCAGAACATTCTGCGAGCGGGAGTTGTCGCCGCAGTGCTTGCTTCAGGCGTCCACAGCTTGATCGACAGCGATCTCAGCTACTACGGCAGCGGGCTGGCCTTCTTTGTCCTGTTGGGTGTTGGCTTGCAGCTTTGCGCCGATGGCGTCACTCCAGAGGCGATTCCCAAAGGCCCACGGATCATGGGCATCCTTACGGCGACAGTCGTGCCCTTGGCGTTGCTGTGGTTTGGCTATCAGGAGGCCTTGCAGGCGGGTGTGCGGGGAGCCATCGCCGAGCAAAAGTATGAAGCTGCGCTGAAGGGCGTGGAGGGGCTTGAGCAATCTGCGAGTGCGGACGGCGAGACTTGGTATTTGAAGGGGTTCGTAAGCCGGAATGTCAAAGATCGGGTTGAGGCGTTCCAAGCCGCCGCCGACCTTTCGCCTTGGCCCAAGTACTACCGCGCTCTCGCCCGAGCGCAGGCTGAGGCAGGAACCCCGGCAGGGGCGGTCTCCAGCCTCGAACAGGCCCTACGGGTCGACCCGAACAACATGTTGGCACTCAAGCAGCTCATCGACGTACACCTCATGATGGGGAATCCGCGTGAGGCCAAGATTGCAGCTCAGCGATTGGTTGACGTGGAAAAGAGCACTTACTACACGGTTCGCGCGATTCCCGAGGACATCCCCACCGAAACCTTCGAGGCAAGGCTCTACCTCGCCAAGACGGAGTCCGACCCCAGGAAACAGATCGAATACCTCAGTCCTGCGATGGAGGGATTCCGAAGATATATCGGCAACACCCTGCCAAATATCCTTCAAGGGCGATTTCCGGGAGAGACGAAGGATAGCGCTCGTGCCGCACTTTTCAAGGCCCAGGAGATTGCCGATATACTCGTTCAAGCAAGCCAAGAGGTTCGTGATGACGTGACGCTCAAGGATGCTGGCACTTTCCAAGAGGAAGTCTTAAAGGGACTTGCAACGACGGAGTGA